The Candidatus Binataceae bacterium genome window below encodes:
- a CDS encoding 5-formyltetrahydrofolate cyclo-ligase — MARDFADKGAARRWVWDRLVAEGVARFPFPPHGRIPNFAGAEVAAARLFNIEPWKSATAIKVNPDSPQRPLRAEALRRGITIFVPTPRLRGGFKKLDPRRIPPDKIDEAASLSRGDRWSEEVALADMPSLDAIVCGSVAVTRDGRRCGKGEGYSDLEFAILRELGHPPVPVATTVHDLQVVTSVPRDPTDQPLSVIATPTHAIRIKRPSAAPTGIDWTRLSPEDLEEMPILAELKRMTTSNA, encoded by the coding sequence ATGGCCCGGGACTTCGCCGACAAGGGCGCCGCGCGGCGGTGGGTTTGGGACAGGCTTGTCGCTGAGGGCGTGGCCCGTTTTCCGTTTCCGCCGCACGGCCGTATCCCGAATTTCGCGGGCGCCGAGGTCGCGGCTGCTCGGCTCTTTAACATCGAGCCGTGGAAGAGCGCCACAGCCATCAAGGTCAATCCGGATTCACCGCAACGCCCGCTGCGAGCCGAGGCGCTGCGCCGCGGCATCACCATCTTCGTACCGACGCCTAGATTGCGCGGCGGCTTCAAGAAGCTCGATCCGCGCCGTATTCCGCCCGATAAGATCGACGAGGCCGCAAGCTTGTCGCGCGGCGACCGTTGGTCAGAGGAGGTTGCCCTCGCGGACATGCCATCGCTCGACGCCATCGTCTGCGGCTCCGTCGCGGTCACGCGCGATGGGCGGCGATGTGGCAAGGGCGAGGGCTACAGCGATCTCGAATTCGCCATACTGCGCGAGCTCGGTCACCCGCCGGTGCCTGTCGCCACGACCGTGCACGATCTGCAGGTCGTCACCTCCGTGCCCCGCGACCCGACCGATCAGCCGCTCAGTGTGATCGCGACGCCAACCCACGCGATCCGCATCAAGCGTCCCAGCGCTGCACCGACCGGCATCGACTGGACGCGCCTCAGCCCCGAGGACCTAGAGGAAATGCCAATCCTGGCCGAACTCAAGAGAATGACAACATCGAACGCCTAA
- a CDS encoding GNAT family N-acetyltransferase, which translates to MFPYRFRSFTDTDLPTVKRWLTTPEVVRWWGDPAEQLALLEEDLEEPLMRQWIVEHHERPFAYVQAYEAHAWPQFHLQHLPAGAQVIDAFIGELDMLGRGHGSAFLRVLAGMLIREGAPLVAIDPDVENLRARRAFARAGFAEDTVVQVEQGPIALMVFGGDARHTADSEAYDRG; encoded by the coding sequence ATGTTCCCGTATCGCTTCCGCTCATTCACCGATACCGATCTGCCAACCGTGAAACGTTGGCTGACGACACCTGAAGTCGTGCGTTGGTGGGGTGATCCTGCCGAGCAACTCGCGCTCCTAGAGGAGGATCTTGAAGAGCCCTTGATGCGACAGTGGATCGTCGAGCATCACGAGCGTCCGTTCGCCTATGTGCAGGCATACGAGGCGCACGCTTGGCCACAGTTTCATCTTCAGCATCTTCCCGCCGGCGCTCAGGTCATCGACGCATTTATCGGAGAACTGGACATGCTTGGACGTGGGCACGGAAGCGCGTTCTTGCGCGTGCTCGCGGGCATGTTGATCCGAGAGGGCGCTCCTCTCGTTGCGATCGACCCCGATGTCGAAAATCTCCGGGCGCGGCGCGCCTTCGCGCGCGCGGGATTCGCGGAGGACACTGTCGTGCAAGTGGAACAGGGACCGATAGCGCTCATGGTGTTCGGCGGAGACGCGCGACACACCGCCGATTCGGAAGCCTACGACCGCGGCTGA
- a CDS encoding VOC family protein yields the protein MAATPACKPILHAIAPRIAVGNAKQTLAFYERIGFACTHQEEGFMIVERDGVQLHLHPSNEPPTRHGAFWIRVSNIEALYQEYLAANVITSSKVKAQPWGFKQFHICDSFRNIFIFAESLPEEEGSAEQAK from the coding sequence ATGGCAGCCACACCAGCGTGTAAGCCAATCCTTCATGCAATCGCTCCTCGCATCGCCGTGGGAAATGCGAAGCAAACCCTGGCCTTTTATGAGCGAATCGGCTTTGCCTGCACACATCAGGAGGAAGGATTTATGATCGTTGAACGAGATGGAGTGCAGCTCCATCTCCACCCCTCTAATGAGCCTCCCACTCGTCACGGGGCGTTCTGGATCAGAGTGAGTAATATCGAGGCATTGTACCAGGAGTATCTAGCAGCCAATGTGATTACTTCGTCTAAGGTCAAGGCGCAGCCCTGGGGCTTCAAACAATTTCACATCTGTGATTCCTTTCGAAACATCTTTATTTTCGCCGAGAGTCTCCCTGAAGAAGAGGGGAGTGCTGAACAAGCCAAGTGA